Proteins co-encoded in one Armatimonadota bacterium genomic window:
- a CDS encoding acyl-CoA dehydratase activase, with the protein MSNRDLVLGIDVGSVSVDTAVLSRNGEILETQYIRHKGRPMQVAAQLIEDTVSRFDKISRLATTGTGGRLIADVLKGKFVNEVIAQAAAATHLHPQVRTIIEIGGEDSKLIFLRPEERNGMAAVADFEMNTVCAAGTGSFLDQQASRMGLTIEEFGQMALKSKNPPRVAGRCSVFAKSDMIHLQQKATPVEDIVAGLCLALARNFKSTVGAAKDLQPPIAFHGGVAANPGIVRSLKSVLNLNDDDLIIPKEFGCTGAIGAALIAIHEGGPEPDFSKLSQLKEHCDLASEERSRDKPLKLEKSILPTDNTVSPPAKTEGKIPAYLGVDVGSISTNVVVLDANKRVLAKRYLMTAGRPIEAVRQGLKEIGEEIGDLVEIRGACTTGSGRYLIADFIGADVVKNEITAQARAAAEIDPEVDTIFEIGGQDSKYISLQNGAIVDFEMNKVCAAGTGSFLEEQAEKLGISIKEEFGNLALSSKSPINLGERCTVFMETELVRNQQAGASTEDLVAGLSYSIVRNYLNRVVGTKPIGKRIFFQGGVAANKGVIAAFEMVTGQPIIVPKHHEVTGAIGCACIAMDEDKGQGSKFKGFDLSQRSYEITSFECKECANQCEINRVVVEGERPLFYGSRCEKYDVDRRTQVVSKYPDHFAERAEMLLEPYVPKEPITADAPRIGIPRCLLFYELYPFWQAFFKELGCEVVISDPTTKKIIHDGAESSVAETCFPMKVALGHVLNLLNKEIDYIFLPSVINLPLPDRRMTDSFVCPYVQSFVYTVKSAVNFTAAGVKTLEPVIYLQLPTRHRIKALEDVGRQLGKSRRQVANAVIAAQENLERFQRKLEARGREVLAEIESNEKAIVIVSRAYNGCDPGANLEIPKKLNKIGVRCIPMDFLPLDSVRLPDDWKNMYWRYGQKILSAAEIIADDPRLYPLYLTNFGCGPDSFMHKFFRERLGRKPCLVIEVDEHSADAGMITRCEAFMDSIQNTNGRAIGERIFRPVNIEKGTHRTVLIPNMSAHAYALAAAFEACGMKAEVLPEPDEETLEWGRQFTTGKECFPCIVTTGDMVKFTKRPDFDRNKYAFFMGGSGGPCRFGQYNALQRMVLDQLGYPDVPIYAPNQAASFYNDIGIVGRKLLEIGWRGIIAIDLLEKCVRETRPYETVKGAADEAFNESVQIVYEALKNETNLVEALKKCRKLFEAVPVDRSVEKPIIGYVGEFYVRANAFSNQDIVRKIEALGGEVWAAPILEWFLYRNVRRSMRAWLDCNYKLWLKNNITDWFMKRDERELTNVFHGFLRNLEEPSSNEVLIKASPYVHRSFEGEAIMTVGKAIDFITKGLSGIVAVMPFTCMPGTISNALLKRIREELGEFPFLNMVYDGVEQSTSETRIEAFMHQAKQYMKRRQHSQLAKV; encoded by the coding sequence ATGTCGAATAGAGACCTAGTTTTGGGAATAGATGTCGGATCGGTGAGCGTAGACACCGCCGTTCTCAGCAGGAATGGCGAAATTCTTGAAACGCAATACATCCGGCACAAGGGCCGGCCCATGCAGGTCGCAGCACAACTAATCGAAGACACCGTTTCTAGATTCGATAAAATATCTCGACTTGCGACCACTGGCACAGGCGGACGGCTAATTGCCGATGTCCTCAAAGGAAAGTTCGTAAACGAGGTCATCGCGCAAGCCGCCGCTGCTACGCATCTTCATCCTCAGGTTCGGACTATTATTGAGATAGGCGGCGAGGATTCAAAGCTTATCTTCCTGCGGCCTGAGGAACGAAACGGCATGGCCGCAGTTGCCGACTTCGAAATGAACACAGTTTGCGCCGCTGGCACTGGATCATTCCTCGACCAACAGGCAAGCCGAATGGGCCTCACAATCGAAGAATTTGGACAAATGGCACTTAAATCAAAAAACCCTCCAAGAGTTGCCGGTAGATGTAGCGTCTTTGCCAAAAGTGACATGATTCATCTGCAGCAGAAAGCAACACCTGTTGAAGATATTGTTGCCGGACTATGCTTAGCACTTGCACGCAACTTTAAAAGCACAGTTGGCGCCGCCAAAGATCTACAACCGCCGATAGCATTTCATGGCGGCGTAGCAGCAAACCCAGGTATAGTTCGCTCATTAAAAAGTGTACTTAATCTAAACGACGATGATCTTATTATCCCCAAGGAATTTGGGTGCACAGGAGCGATAGGCGCGGCGCTAATTGCAATTCATGAGGGCGGCCCGGAACCAGATTTCTCGAAACTTTCGCAGCTAAAGGAGCACTGCGACCTAGCCTCTGAAGAGCGCAGTCGTGATAAACCACTAAAACTAGAAAAATCTATCCTTCCGACAGACAACACTGTTTCGCCTCCTGCAAAAACTGAAGGAAAAATTCCGGCATATCTAGGCGTAGACGTTGGCTCGATTAGCACTAATGTAGTGGTTCTTGATGCCAACAAACGCGTGTTAGCTAAGCGGTATTTAATGACAGCTGGCCGTCCAATCGAAGCGGTAAGACAAGGGCTAAAAGAAATCGGCGAGGAAATTGGCGATCTTGTCGAGATTCGAGGTGCATGTACTACCGGATCGGGAAGATACCTAATTGCAGACTTTATTGGTGCTGACGTAGTTAAAAATGAGATTACCGCCCAAGCCAGGGCCGCTGCAGAAATAGACCCCGAGGTAGACACTATATTCGAAATAGGGGGCCAAGACTCAAAATATATAAGCTTACAAAATGGTGCAATCGTCGACTTTGAGATGAATAAAGTTTGTGCAGCAGGCACTGGGTCATTCCTCGAAGAGCAGGCGGAGAAGCTAGGGATAAGCATCAAAGAAGAGTTCGGCAATCTTGCCCTGTCATCGAAGTCGCCAATTAACCTTGGTGAGAGATGTACAGTTTTCATGGAAACCGAGCTCGTACGCAATCAACAAGCAGGCGCAAGCACTGAAGACCTAGTAGCCGGGTTAAGCTACTCGATAGTGCGCAACTACCTCAACCGAGTAGTTGGAACGAAGCCCATTGGCAAGCGCATTTTCTTCCAAGGCGGAGTCGCCGCAAATAAGGGAGTCATAGCCGCTTTCGAGATGGTAACCGGTCAGCCGATTATCGTGCCCAAGCACCATGAGGTCACAGGGGCAATCGGTTGCGCCTGTATAGCCATGGACGAAGACAAGGGGCAAGGTAGCAAATTTAAAGGCTTTGACCTTAGCCAACGGTCATATGAAATTACGTCCTTTGAATGCAAGGAATGTGCAAACCAGTGTGAAATAAACCGTGTCGTGGTTGAGGGCGAGAGGCCGCTTTTCTACGGCAGTCGGTGTGAAAAATATGACGTTGACCGGCGGACACAAGTTGTTAGCAAATATCCTGACCACTTTGCCGAACGTGCGGAGATGCTTCTCGAACCCTATGTGCCAAAGGAACCGATAACGGCCGATGCACCTAGAATTGGCATTCCCCGGTGCCTCCTTTTCTACGAGCTTTATCCATTCTGGCAGGCGTTCTTCAAAGAATTGGGCTGTGAAGTTGTTATCTCCGACCCAACGACCAAGAAGATAATCCATGATGGAGCTGAAAGCTCTGTTGCAGAAACATGCTTCCCAATGAAAGTAGCATTGGGGCACGTATTAAATCTCCTAAATAAAGAGATAGACTACATATTCCTGCCTAGCGTAATTAATCTGCCTTTGCCCGACCGACGAATGACTGATAGCTTTGTTTGTCCGTATGTACAGAGCTTTGTATATACAGTCAAATCGGCGGTAAATTTCACAGCAGCTGGCGTTAAGACGCTCGAGCCAGTAATATACCTGCAGCTTCCCACCCGACATCGAATTAAGGCATTAGAAGACGTGGGAAGGCAATTGGGCAAGTCGCGAAGACAAGTAGCCAATGCAGTTATTGCCGCCCAGGAAAACCTCGAGCGCTTCCAACGCAAGCTTGAAGCACGTGGGCGGGAAGTTCTAGCTGAGATTGAATCAAACGAAAAAGCGATTGTTATCGTAAGCCGAGCGTATAACGGGTGCGATCCCGGAGCAAACTTGGAAATCCCGAAGAAGCTAAATAAAATTGGCGTACGGTGCATACCGATGGACTTCCTACCCCTTGACTCTGTAAGACTGCCTGATGACTGGAAAAACATGTACTGGCGCTATGGGCAAAAGATACTTTCGGCAGCGGAGATAATAGCCGATGATCCAAGGCTTTACCCGCTCTATCTTACAAACTTCGGATGCGGTCCAGATTCGTTTATGCACAAGTTTTTCCGCGAGCGTTTAGGACGCAAACCTTGCCTTGTGATTGAGGTAGACGAGCACAGCGCCGACGCAGGCATGATTACCCGCTGTGAAGCATTCATGGACAGCATCCAAAATACAAATGGCCGAGCCATTGGGGAACGAATATTCCGCCCTGTAAATATAGAAAAGGGTACTCACCGAACGGTACTTATTCCAAATATGAGTGCCCATGCCTACGCTTTAGCTGCAGCCTTTGAAGCTTGTGGGATGAAAGCCGAGGTTCTTCCCGAACCAGACGAAGAAACCCTCGAGTGGGGGCGGCAGTTTACAACTGGCAAAGAATGCTTCCCGTGCATAGTTACAACCGGCGATATGGTAAAGTTTACTAAACGACCGGACTTCGACAGAAATAAATATGCGTTTTTCATGGGTGGTTCCGGTGGGCCATGCCGATTTGGCCAGTATAATGCTCTTCAACGAATGGTGCTCGACCAGCTCGGCTATCCAGATGTGCCTATTTACGCGCCAAACCAGGCAGCAAGCTTCTACAACGACATTGGAATTGTCGGGCGAAAACTCCTTGAGATTGGCTGGCGTGGGATAATCGCGATAGACCTCCTAGAGAAGTGTGTTCGAGAGACGAGGCCATACGAAACGGTAAAAGGCGCTGCTGACGAAGCATTCAACGAGTCAGTGCAAATTGTTTATGAAGCGCTGAAAAACGAAACCAACCTTGTTGAGGCCCTTAAGAAATGTCGAAAACTATTTGAAGCTGTCCCAGTCGACCGAAGCGTAGAAAAACCAATCATCGGCTATGTTGGTGAGTTTTACGTTCGCGCCAATGCATTTAGTAACCAAGATATTGTCCGTAAAATTGAGGCACTCGGTGGCGAAGTATGGGCAGCGCCGATTCTAGAGTGGTTCTTATATCGCAATGTTCGTAGGAGCATGAGGGCATGGCTTGACTGCAACTATAAATTATGGTTAAAGAATAACATCACCGACTGGTTTATGAAGCGTGATGAGCGTGAGCTGACAAATGTATTCCATGGTTTCCTGCGCAATCTTGAGGAGCCTTCCAGCAACGAAGTGCTCATCAAAGCTTCTCCTTATGTCCATCGGAGCTTCGAGGGGGAAGCAATTATGACGGTAGGCAAGGCAATTGACTTTATTACGAAAGGACTCTCAGGAATTGTAGCCGTGATGCCGTTCACATGCATGCCAGGAACAATTTCGAACGCGTTGCTTAAACGTATTCGCGAAGAATTAGGTGAATTCCCATTCCTCAATATGGTATATGACGGTGTAGAACAGTCCACAAGCGAAACGCGTATTGAAGCGTTCATGCACCAAGCCAAGCAATATATGAAACGGCGCCAGCACTCTCAGCTGGCTAAGGTCTAA